From Argopecten irradians isolate NY chromosome 2, Ai_NY, whole genome shotgun sequence, the proteins below share one genomic window:
- the LOC138314632 gene encoding uncharacterized protein codes for MKCRFMDQIMSTNRKVFILTASVLTVTLLGVLTLPQNLNYSTIKQQTKCDRHTIIHSPENILEKFIQKRMSTDGDKYIVYDCSKARKGICGGWSDRLSGILSTLVISLLTKRRFLINHDNPCRLQDFLVPTQGFDWVYNDSIVKGRTQSFHNLIAHGSRNLRKYMTGSSDINTYFKHDISFVRMNWDFTEDFRKRPHIGLEIPWVTELHYADMYKQLIDYFFKPSPLLSKSLDDFKRKNRLRPKLACAHIRTGKNPNMPHDDPRSATPLTVLWKYFDKFNKTEYDFFIASDSDSVKSLAKGRYAANMIDTPGKITHIDQPNRNDDRTGFLKQLLDFYTLASCDALVLPESGFSIFAAYIREKKSKLYCVRNDDLRPCSRYTIHNTFPEPILARPPP; via the coding sequence GTGTTTATTTTGACAGCCagtgttttaacagtaaccttACTCGGTGTACTGACATTACCACAGAATCTTAACTACAGCACAATCAAACAACAGACAAAGTGTGATCGCCACACAATTATACATTCACCTGAAAATATCTTGGAGAAATTTATCCAAAAACGAATGTCTACTGACGGAGACAAATACATAGTATATGATTGCAGCAAGGCTAGAAAAGGAATCTGTGGAGGTTGGTCCGATAGGTTATCGGGGATTCTCTCAACCTTAGTCATATCGCTCCTCACTAAACGCCGTTTTCTCATCAACCATGACAACCCGTGTCGTCTTCAGGACTTTCTCGTACCCACTCAAGGCTTTGACTGGGTGTACAATGACTCTATCGTGAAAGGTAGAACCCAATCATTCCATAACCTGATAGCCCACGGATCTAGAAATCTTAGGAAGTATATGACTGGTTCTTCAGATATCAATACCTACTTCAAACATGATATCAGCTTCGTTAGAATGAATTGGGATTTTACAGAGGACTTCAGGAAAAGACCACATATTGGATTAGAGATCCCTTGGGTTACAGAGTTACATTATgctgatatgtataaacagttaaTTGATTACTTCTTCAAACCATCACCTCTCTTATCCAAATCACTAGACGATTTTAAAAGAAAGAATCGTCTAAGGCCTAAACTAGCCTGCGCTCATATACGCACTGGCAAAAATCCAAACATGCCTCATGATGACCCGCGGTCGGCCACTCCCTTGACAGTTCTGTGGAAATACTTTGACAAATTTAACAAAACGGAGTATGACTTCTTCATTGCTTCTGATTCTGACAGCGTCAAGTCTTTGGCTAAAGGCCGTTATGCTGCAAATATGATTGACACCCCTGGAAAGATTACTCATATTGATCAGCCCAACAGGAATGACGACCGCACAGGATTTCTGAAACAACTCTTAGATTTCTATACATTGGCTAGCTGTGATGCCTTGGTCTTACCTGAGAGTGGGTTTAGTATATTCGCAGCTTATATTCGTgagaaaaaatcaaaattgtatTGTGTCCGCAATGATGATCTTAGACCTTGTTCAAGATATACGATTCACAACACATTTCCAGAACCCATTCTTGCTCGGCCACCTCCTTAG